The following coding sequences are from one Lysinibacillus sp. FSL W8-0992 window:
- a CDS encoding AAA family ATPase, translated as MAIIKIKKIKVQNLRNVRNGELTLAVDFASLMKANVVGVYGQNGSGKTTIVDAFSLLKTIISGWIAEVKLPSQDKRLIMAGENTATIDFEFLVDNQFGTFFVNYYVTLREDEKRLYIIAERLTYREDEKGKRSKVLVSVTDEDVQIRKSFLRDMSEKMRIKTLVIQQLARKQYMSFIFHKDLKPLLQEKLSELEMQLLHNLAIDFNRDLHVINNQNIAPLFEERSMPFSIHLEKTRGSIPYDLKGPALLPKNAFNVLCEVIEQSNQVLSTIIPGLTIKIHVITEQLLDNGEKGIRFEFLSQRGDRELPLRTESEGILKIISVLSVLIAVYNNPTACVVIDELDSGVFEYLLGELLTVIDEGGKGQLIFTSHNLRVLEVLAIKNLWFTTTNENYRYMQLKGIKEVNNARDVYLRAIQLGGQDEEVYKETKTFKIKRAFRKAGVQHD; from the coding sequence ATGGCTATTATAAAAATTAAGAAAATAAAGGTACAAAACTTAAGGAATGTACGAAATGGTGAGCTAACATTAGCAGTGGATTTTGCTTCGCTTATGAAAGCGAATGTTGTTGGCGTGTATGGGCAAAACGGTTCTGGGAAAACGACGATTGTTGATGCATTTAGCTTATTAAAGACGATTATTTCTGGTTGGATTGCTGAAGTGAAATTACCATCACAAGACAAGCGTTTAATCATGGCAGGAGAAAACACTGCTACTATTGATTTTGAATTTCTAGTGGACAATCAATTTGGTACATTTTTTGTGAACTACTATGTAACATTGCGTGAGGATGAAAAACGGCTATATATTATTGCAGAGCGGCTCACATATAGAGAAGATGAAAAAGGAAAACGATCAAAAGTTTTAGTAAGTGTCACAGATGAGGACGTTCAAATTCGAAAAAGCTTTTTACGAGATATGAGTGAAAAAATGCGTATAAAAACGCTTGTTATTCAACAACTAGCGCGAAAACAATATATGTCATTTATCTTCCATAAAGATTTAAAGCCATTGCTACAAGAAAAGCTATCAGAATTAGAAATGCAGTTGCTTCATAATTTAGCGATTGATTTTAATCGAGATTTACATGTTATCAACAATCAAAATATCGCGCCTTTATTTGAAGAACGCAGTATGCCCTTTAGTATCCATCTTGAAAAAACGCGTGGCTCCATTCCATATGATTTGAAAGGGCCAGCATTACTGCCTAAAAATGCTTTCAATGTATTATGTGAAGTGATAGAGCAAAGCAATCAAGTATTATCGACTATTATTCCTGGACTCACTATTAAGATTCATGTCATTACAGAGCAATTATTAGATAATGGTGAAAAGGGAATCCGATTTGAGTTTCTATCGCAACGGGGAGATCGGGAATTGCCATTGCGAACAGAATCAGAAGGGATTTTAAAAATTATCTCTGTGCTTAGTGTACTAATAGCTGTTTACAATAATCCAACTGCTTGTGTTGTGATCGATGAATTAGATTCTGGCGTTTTTGAATATTTGTTAGGCGAGTTGTTAACAGTGATTGATGAGGGCGGAAAAGGGCAACTTATTTTTACGTCCCACAATTTACGTGTGTTAGAGGTGCTTGCCATTAAAAACTTATGGTTTACAACAACGAATGAGAATTACCGATATATGCAGCTAAAAGGTATTAAAGAGGTCAATAATGCACGAGATGTCTATTTACGCGCTATACAGCTAGGTGGACAGGATGAAGAGGTTTATAAAGAAACGAAAACGTTCAAAATTAAACGTGCTTTTAGAAAAGCTGGTGTGCAACATGACTAA
- a CDS encoding glycoside hydrolase family 18 protein → MVSLRKKEANRIQIHVVRAGESLYGIANAYGTTVQSIVDANQIPDPNRLVVGQALVIPIVGSFYYVQPGDSLWSIGQRFGINYLTLAQVNGINPNQTLSVGLRLYIPPAPKTRAETLAYLEPRGTAVSEALLNSAREASPYLTYLALFSYEARRDGTLKQPPRNGVSEITKDSGAAVAMVVSNLENFQFSGDLARDIFQSTAVQDLLFDNILKEARRLESIKDIHFDFENLPPDQREAYNNFLRRAVERFHAEGYTVSTALAPKTSANQKGPWIEAHDYKAHGEIVDFVLLMTYEWGYSAGPPMAVSPIREVEAVVKYAVSEIPPSKILLGQNLYGYDWTLPFVQGGPYAEAVSPQRAIEIAKKYNAAIQYDWNAQAPFFEYYDEQGRAHIVWFEDARSIQAKFNLIKQYKLRGIGYWKLGLPFPQNWLLIDSNFNVVKK, encoded by the coding sequence ATGGTTTCATTACGTAAAAAGGAGGCAAATCGCATTCAAATACATGTTGTACGAGCAGGAGAGTCCTTATATGGAATTGCAAATGCGTATGGCACAACGGTTCAAAGTATAGTAGATGCCAATCAAATTCCAGACCCTAATCGATTAGTTGTTGGCCAAGCACTTGTAATTCCAATCGTCGGTAGCTTTTATTATGTACAGCCTGGGGATAGTTTATGGTCTATAGGGCAACGCTTTGGGATTAATTATTTAACACTTGCACAGGTCAATGGCATAAATCCAAACCAGACTTTATCAGTTGGTTTGCGTCTTTATATTCCACCAGCACCGAAAACGAGAGCAGAAACATTGGCGTATTTAGAGCCAAGAGGGACAGCCGTTAGTGAAGCATTATTAAATTCAGCCCGAGAAGCATCTCCTTATTTAACTTATCTTGCCTTATTTAGCTATGAAGCACGGAGAGACGGGACATTGAAGCAACCTCCAAGAAACGGTGTGTCTGAAATTACGAAAGACTCAGGAGCAGCTGTTGCAATGGTTGTATCGAATTTGGAGAACTTTCAATTTAGTGGCGACCTTGCAAGAGATATTTTCCAAAGTACGGCAGTGCAAGATTTACTTTTTGACAATATTCTTAAAGAAGCAAGGCGTTTAGAAAGCATTAAAGATATCCATTTTGACTTTGAAAATTTGCCCCCTGATCAGCGGGAAGCGTATAACAATTTTTTAAGAAGAGCAGTGGAGCGGTTCCATGCAGAGGGTTATACGGTTTCGACAGCACTTGCCCCAAAAACAAGTGCGAATCAAAAAGGGCCATGGATTGAAGCACATGATTATAAAGCACATGGTGAGATTGTGGACTTCGTATTGCTGATGACCTATGAATGGGGCTATTCTGCTGGTCCCCCTATGGCTGTTTCGCCAATTCGCGAAGTTGAGGCCGTTGTCAAATATGCTGTATCAGAAATACCACCAAGTAAAATATTGCTTGGACAAAACTTATATGGCTATGATTGGACACTGCCGTTTGTACAAGGAGGTCCATATGCAGAGGCTGTAAGTCCGCAAAGGGCTATTGAGATTGCCAAAAAATATAATGCAGCTATCCAATATGATTGGAATGCACAAGCACCATTCTTTGAATATTATGATGAGCAAGGAAGAGCGCATATAGTCTGGTTTGAAGATGCACGGTCGATTCAAGCGAAATTTAATTTAATTAAGCAGTACAAGCTTAGAGGCATAGGTTACTGGAAGCTTGGGCTACCGTTCCCGCAAAATTGGTTATTGATAGACTCAAATTTTAATGTGGTGAAGAAATGA
- a CDS encoding YcdB/YcdC domain-containing protein → MGKFKKLGIILTSTAFSVGVLSPMAQASANVKDSPERIEIQVALTETKVTKSTLIKKFRELFPEKFNFLTDNDFYTGRGHYYNDDKTIRYDLSFQKTVNGKDVYGSITFMGDDLELESFYYQPANVADALYPAKYSKDDAQKIAQDFLKKFPNTANYKLQENDFDYGFNYTRPLSEPITYSFSYAPTHNGVTLSNHTISIGVLANGEVVQVYRNSNVSKKATFDGVEQKKSEADVLAQVRDNFAVELRYYLDYNYPSDKREVKLVYMPTSSFYGVHALTGQWQTANGFVAQAPRVKGVEKLSSEQLNPRKPGMTVEEVEEFAKSFLKVDPDKAKLQIDMVDERENENGETLYSVNYMYMYENGGSGASFEINKATGEITQYYDISRDFMLTDKKAEKITKDAALAKAIDYLKEWAPSYIHNYAKPLDDYGYDNYSNQYGFSFPRIVNGIPVVGDEIYVSVGTDGSLRGLNINQQKIDNWPSVSKVVSADKAKETFSDALKLKLQYTKQDKEDSNHYDLVYAPSYEGSIYNQIDALTGKWVSSADDSNNKPQISHPTAAEELNYLLAQNVLEVKDPASFNADTAITKGEALKIILKSLTYGYYGYGNEEETYQSFNNIDPKHPLYAIVEQAVRMGVLQPEDEFAVDATLTRQELAEWFIRVLRLESAAKHNDIYKLNFADAGSIDPAYAGYVALASAMGLIDAQQNNFNATEKVSYADLAVSTLRLARAIHENNTGRNYFY, encoded by the coding sequence TTGGGTAAATTTAAAAAATTGGGGATTATTCTAACGTCTACTGCATTTTCTGTCGGAGTACTTTCTCCAATGGCACAAGCTTCTGCTAATGTTAAGGATTCTCCAGAGAGAATAGAGATTCAAGTAGCCTTAACAGAAACAAAGGTAACAAAAAGTACACTTATAAAAAAATTCCGTGAGCTTTTCCCAGAAAAGTTCAATTTTTTAACAGATAATGATTTTTATACGGGGCGTGGACATTACTATAACGATGATAAAACAATCCGTTATGATTTGAGTTTCCAAAAAACAGTAAATGGTAAAGATGTGTATGGTAGTATTACTTTTATGGGTGATGATTTAGAGCTTGAAAGCTTCTATTACCAGCCAGCTAATGTGGCAGATGCGCTATATCCTGCTAAATATTCGAAGGATGACGCACAAAAAATTGCACAGGATTTCTTAAAGAAATTCCCGAATACAGCAAACTATAAATTACAAGAAAATGATTTTGATTATGGATTTAATTACACTCGCCCATTATCAGAGCCAATTACTTATTCATTCTCATATGCACCGACACATAACGGTGTAACGCTTAGCAACCACACAATTTCTATTGGTGTACTTGCTAATGGAGAAGTTGTACAAGTATATCGCAATTCAAATGTATCTAAAAAGGCAACGTTCGATGGTGTAGAACAGAAAAAGAGCGAAGCAGATGTTCTAGCACAAGTTCGTGATAACTTTGCTGTAGAGTTACGTTATTATTTAGACTATAACTATCCATCTGATAAGCGTGAAGTGAAGCTAGTGTATATGCCAACATCAAGCTTCTATGGTGTACATGCATTAACAGGACAATGGCAAACAGCAAATGGCTTCGTGGCACAAGCACCAAGAGTAAAAGGTGTTGAAAAGCTATCTTCAGAACAACTTAATCCGAGAAAACCTGGTATGACGGTTGAAGAAGTAGAGGAATTTGCAAAATCCTTCTTAAAAGTGGACCCTGATAAGGCAAAGCTACAAATTGATATGGTTGATGAAAGAGAAAATGAAAATGGTGAAACACTTTACTCTGTAAATTACATGTACATGTATGAGAATGGTGGTTCTGGTGCTTCATTTGAAATTAATAAGGCAACTGGTGAAATTACACAATACTATGACATCAGTAGAGATTTCATGCTGACAGATAAAAAAGCAGAAAAGATTACGAAAGATGCTGCGTTGGCGAAGGCTATTGACTACTTAAAAGAGTGGGCTCCGTCCTATATCCATAACTATGCAAAACCGTTAGATGATTATGGATATGATAATTATAGCAACCAATATGGCTTCTCATTCCCGCGTATTGTAAACGGAATTCCTGTTGTTGGTGATGAAATTTATGTGAGCGTCGGTACAGACGGTTCATTACGTGGATTAAACATTAATCAACAAAAAATTGATAACTGGCCATCTGTAAGTAAGGTAGTCTCAGCTGATAAGGCAAAGGAAACATTTAGCGATGCGTTAAAGCTGAAGTTACAGTACACTAAACAGGATAAAGAAGATAGCAATCATTATGATTTAGTGTATGCACCTTCATATGAGGGCAGCATATATAATCAAATTGATGCACTAACAGGCAAATGGGTAAGTAGTGCCGATGATTCAAATAATAAACCGCAAATTTCTCACCCAACAGCTGCAGAGGAATTAAACTACTTGTTAGCACAAAATGTGTTGGAAGTGAAAGATCCAGCAAGCTTTAATGCTGATACAGCTATAACGAAGGGTGAAGCGTTAAAAATTATTCTTAAATCATTGACATATGGCTACTATGGATATGGAAATGAAGAAGAAACATATCAATCGTTTAATAATATTGATCCTAAACATCCGTTATATGCAATAGTTGAACAAGCAGTAAGAATGGGCGTTTTACAACCAGAAGATGAATTTGCTGTCGATGCGACATTGACTCGTCAAGAGCTTGCAGAATGGTTTATTCGTGTACTACGTTTAGAAAGTGCTGCAAAGCATAACGACATTTACAAGTTAAACTTCGCTGATGCAGGTTCTATTGATCCAGCATATGCAGGTTACGTAGCATTAGCGAGTGCAATGGGCTTAATCGATGCACAACAAAACAACTTTAATGCAACTGAAAAAGTAAGTTATGCAGATTTAGCTGTTTCAACACTTCGCTTAGCTCGTGCCATTCATGAAAATAATACTGGTCGCAATTACTTCTATTAA
- a CDS encoding YusW family protein — MMRNYKMLLVFSVAAGLLYGCNKDEVKDVPTNAPTEQNTNQQAGENVTDQVPFNFIEFSLDVDYSATESYEVEYENKKNGIEAKLEDDRNNEKIQGDEAYTKLEPLFKQLTFDSTTSNDEVIDQVIKVFNITDDYQSIEVEVEFADGTEKEFKRLK; from the coding sequence ATGATGCGTAATTATAAAATGTTATTAGTATTCTCAGTAGCAGCTGGATTACTTTATGGCTGTAATAAGGATGAGGTAAAGGATGTACCTACGAATGCTCCAACAGAGCAAAACACTAATCAACAGGCTGGTGAAAATGTAACGGATCAAGTGCCCTTTAACTTTATAGAATTTTCATTGGACGTTGATTATTCAGCAACAGAATCATATGAGGTTGAATATGAAAATAAGAAGAACGGTATAGAGGCTAAATTGGAAGATGACCGCAATAATGAAAAAATTCAAGGCGATGAGGCTTATACGAAGTTAGAACCATTATTTAAGCAACTAACTTTCGATTCTACAACATCGAATGATGAAGTAATTGACCAAGTCATTAAAGTGTTTAATATTACAGATGACTATCAATCGATTGAGGTAGAAGTAGAGTTTGCTGATGGAACAGAAAAAGAATTTAAACGATTGAAATAA
- a CDS encoding MarR family winged helix-turn-helix transcriptional regulator, whose protein sequence is MKEENRCLKAFTIMFRAYQSIQDATKKDLLQYDLNQTEFGVLDFLYHHGEQPIQVIGKKILIASSSITYVIDKLEQKGFVCRRACPKDRRVTYALLTDEGQVLMDRIFPLHEQKINEIFEVLDQQELETMNVALKKVGLNAINK, encoded by the coding sequence ATGAAGGAAGAAAATCGGTGTTTAAAAGCTTTTACGATTATGTTCCGTGCTTATCAATCAATTCAGGATGCGACAAAAAAAGATTTGCTTCAATATGATTTAAACCAGACTGAATTTGGGGTATTGGATTTTTTGTACCACCACGGCGAGCAGCCAATTCAAGTAATTGGTAAGAAAATTTTAATTGCAAGTAGTAGTATTACGTACGTTATTGATAAGCTGGAGCAAAAAGGTTTTGTTTGTCGACGTGCTTGTCCTAAAGATCGTCGTGTTACCTATGCATTGTTAACAGATGAGGGACAGGTCTTAATGGATAGAATTTTTCCACTCCATGAACAAAAGATCAATGAAATTTTTGAAGTATTAGACCAACAGGAGTTGGAAACAATGAATGTAGCTTTGAAAAAGGTCGGTCTTAATGCCATTAATAAATAA